The Bacteroidales bacterium genome includes a region encoding these proteins:
- the rlmN gene encoding 23S rRNA (adenine(2503)-C(2))-methyltransferase RlmN gives MHDPVTLQRKESLLGKTLSELQELARKHELPSFTAGQIAYWLYKTSIRSIDEMTNISKKIRILLDENYTLGISDPVKVQTSTDGTKKYLYSTSGAKFIEAAFIPDQRRQTLCVSTQVGCKMGCLFCMTGKQGFQANLSSGEILNQLRSLPERQEITNIVFMGMGEPFDNLEAVMKAQEILTSEYGFAISVRKVTVSTIGIIPAMKTFLEKSKCNLAVSLHSPFDEERRKLMPIQHVYPIKEVIDTISQFDLGKYRRVSMEYIVFSEVNDTQRHVKELARLLNKTRCRINLIRFHEVPGVPLTGTDETRLLAFQKALNDKGIVTTIRASRGKDIDAACGMLSTKALVKKEISDF, from the coding sequence ATGCATGATCCTGTTACCTTGCAAAGAAAAGAGTCTTTGCTCGGGAAAACCTTATCTGAACTCCAGGAACTGGCCAGAAAACATGAACTCCCTTCATTTACAGCAGGGCAGATCGCATATTGGCTTTATAAAACATCTATAAGGTCAATTGATGAGATGACCAATATCTCTAAGAAGATCAGAATCCTCTTAGATGAAAACTATACCCTGGGAATCAGTGATCCTGTTAAAGTTCAAACTTCAACGGACGGCACAAAGAAATACCTGTATTCCACTTCCGGTGCCAAATTTATTGAAGCAGCATTTATTCCTGATCAGAGGCGGCAGACGTTATGTGTTTCGACCCAGGTAGGCTGTAAGATGGGATGTCTTTTCTGCATGACAGGAAAACAAGGATTCCAGGCAAATCTTTCCAGTGGAGAAATTCTAAATCAACTTCGCTCCCTTCCAGAGAGACAAGAGATTACAAATATTGTATTCATGGGGATGGGAGAGCCTTTCGACAACCTGGAGGCTGTTATGAAGGCACAGGAAATCCTCACTTCAGAATATGGATTTGCAATAAGTGTCAGAAAAGTTACCGTGTCAACTATCGGTATTATACCAGCGATGAAAACCTTCCTTGAGAAAAGTAAATGCAACCTGGCTGTAAGCCTTCATTCACCTTTCGATGAGGAAAGAAGAAAACTAATGCCTATTCAGCATGTTTACCCGATTAAAGAGGTAATAGATACCATTTCACAATTCGACCTGGGAAAATATCGCAGGGTATCAATGGAGTATATTGTTTTCAGCGAAGTAAATGATACACAACGCCATGTAAAGGAACTAGCCCGATTATTGAATAAAACCAGGTGCAGAATTAACCTCATCCGTTTTCATGAGGTGCCGGGTGTACCCCTTACAGGGACAGATGAAACCCGATTACTGGCTTTTCAAAAGGCGCTTAATGATAAAGGAATCGTCACCACTATCAGGGCTTCACGTGGAAAAGATATCGATGCCGCTTGTGGTATGCTTTCTACTAAGGCATTGGTGAAAAAGGAAATCTCAGATTTCTAA
- a CDS encoding response regulator, which yields MLLNNKILLVEDSDSDRFLFSRYLTQLGYECDCFENGKELIDQIHRYPSSLVLMDIELPIMNGMQTARHVREHFNDCEKRFILIGLTSHNDPEVLEEIASSGFDNCLHKPLKKRELELKLKQYISLPMNDLSHIPGEEKNQAKSGRLYSLEMFEADDPEFLESIIGMFVASTPTSIASLKSLFEKREWEPLRVQAHKLKPHFNYFMISEAAKALQELEELARHATGEEKIPDLLALIETQGLISVEQMTQDYLSK from the coding sequence ATGTTACTCAATAATAAGATTTTACTGGTTGAAGATTCTGATTCTGACCGCTTCCTATTTTCAAGATATCTCACTCAGTTAGGGTATGAATGTGATTGTTTTGAAAATGGGAAAGAGCTAATAGACCAGATTCACCGGTATCCTTCCTCTTTAGTATTGATGGATATTGAACTTCCAATAATGAATGGGATGCAGACTGCCAGGCATGTCCGTGAACATTTTAATGATTGTGAAAAGCGTTTTATTCTAATCGGCCTGACAAGTCATAATGATCCTGAAGTATTGGAAGAAATTGCTTCATCCGGATTTGATAACTGTTTACACAAGCCCTTAAAGAAGCGTGAACTTGAATTAAAACTCAAACAATACATCTCGTTGCCAATGAATGATTTAAGCCATATACCTGGTGAAGAAAAAAACCAGGCAAAGTCAGGAAGACTTTACTCCCTCGAAATGTTTGAAGCCGATGATCCTGAATTTTTAGAATCGATCATAGGAATGTTTGTTGCAAGTACTCCAACATCTATTGCCTCTTTAAAGTCATTATTTGAAAAAAGAGAATGGGAGCCCTTACGCGTGCAGGCCCACAAACTAAAACCACATTTTAACTATTTTATGATTTCTGAAGCCGCAAAAGCACTTCAGGAGTTGGAAGAACTGGCACGACATGCAACCGGAGAAGAGAAAATCCCGGATCTGTTAGCATTGATCGAAACTCAAGGATTAATCAGTGTTGAGCAAATGACCCAGGACTATCTTTCAAAATAG
- a CDS encoding DUF4402 domain-containing protein has protein sequence MKNLFALAIIVLGFTATSFAQVTATASTTATIITPIAIEKDIDMNFGNIAVSPTLGGTVVLPTSGARTKTGGVTLPVVTGTVSAASFTVTGEGNSTYSITLPSSAITLTSPSGTMTVENFVSTPSNTGALNNGSQEVKVGATLNVGAAQAAGTYTNESSLFVTVNYN, from the coding sequence ATGAAAAACTTATTTGCTCTCGCTATCATCGTTCTCGGATTCACTGCCACTTCTTTTGCACAGGTAACTGCAACTGCATCAACCACAGCAACCATCATCACCCCGATCGCCATCGAAAAAGACATAGATATGAATTTCGGTAATATCGCCGTAAGTCCAACATTAGGCGGTACCGTTGTTCTCCCAACTTCAGGAGCACGCACCAAGACCGGTGGAGTTACCCTCCCCGTAGTAACAGGAACTGTTTCAGCCGCTTCTTTCACAGTAACCGGAGAAGGCAATAGCACATACTCTATCACTTTACCTTCTTCAGCCATCACATTGACCAGTCCATCAGGTACAATGACCGTTGAAAACTTTGTAAGCACCCCTTCCAACACAGGCGCCCTGAACAATGGCAGCCAGGAAGTAAAAGTAGGAGCTACCCTGAATGTAGGTGCTGCTCAGGCTGCAGGAACTTACACTAATGAATCCAGCTTATTCGTGACCGTTAACTATAACTAG
- a CDS encoding MATE family efflux transporter, which translates to MKDLTVGNSGRLIFLFAVPMLIGNVFQQFYNIADSIIVGKFIGKEALAAVGASFPLIFMLISFVVGVAMGTTVIIAQYFGARDMKMVKKAMDTLYIFLFFASILVTILGLAFSGPIFRLIKLPADIMPQAVTYFNVYLLGIIFFFGFNGTSAILRGLGDSKTPLYFLIISTLINIVLAVLFVAIFRWGVAGAAFATVIAQAGAFFTGIIYLNKKHEVVNLSLKNLEFDWGIFRKSLAIGLPSGFQQTFVALGMLAVMRIVNDFGTDVIAAYSVAGRIDSLAGMPAMNFGVALSTFVGQNLGARKIDRVKLGFRATMYMSSALALLTSLLVVVFPRALMGLFNSDPAVIEIGSHYLVIVGTFYVFFSTMFVVGGVMRGAGDTLIPMFITLFSLWIIRIPLAWYFSTHFGYIGIWWSIPTAWAVGMVLSYLYYLKGNWKKKVIVKPLPVEVESE; encoded by the coding sequence ATGAAAGACCTGACGGTAGGTAATAGCGGCCGGTTGATTTTTCTTTTTGCCGTACCCATGTTGATCGGCAATGTTTTCCAGCAATTTTACAATATTGCTGACAGTATTATTGTTGGAAAGTTCATTGGCAAAGAAGCACTGGCTGCAGTTGGAGCCTCTTTCCCCCTCATTTTTATGCTTATCTCCTTTGTGGTTGGTGTTGCTATGGGGACCACCGTAATCATTGCTCAATATTTCGGTGCCAGGGATATGAAGATGGTTAAGAAAGCCATGGATACTTTATATATCTTCCTTTTTTTTGCTTCCATCCTGGTCACTATCCTTGGACTTGCTTTCAGCGGTCCCATTTTCCGACTTATTAAACTTCCTGCGGATATTATGCCACAGGCAGTTACCTATTTTAATGTGTACCTCCTGGGTATAATCTTTTTCTTCGGATTTAATGGCACCAGTGCAATCCTCAGGGGATTGGGTGATTCCAAAACACCGCTCTACTTCCTTATAATTTCGACCCTGATCAATATTGTCCTGGCTGTTTTATTTGTTGCCATATTCCGTTGGGGAGTGGCTGGTGCTGCATTTGCAACAGTTATCGCACAAGCAGGTGCTTTCTTTACCGGCATTATCTACCTGAATAAGAAGCATGAAGTCGTGAATCTCTCTTTGAAAAACCTTGAATTCGACTGGGGAATCTTTAGAAAAAGTTTAGCTATCGGCCTCCCTTCAGGATTTCAACAGACTTTTGTTGCTCTCGGGATGCTGGCAGTGATGAGAATTGTGAATGATTTTGGAACGGATGTTATTGCTGCCTACAGTGTTGCCGGACGAATTGACTCCCTTGCCGGGATGCCTGCAATGAATTTTGGTGTGGCGCTCTCAACCTTTGTTGGACAAAACCTTGGCGCAAGAAAAATTGACAGGGTAAAACTTGGTTTCAGGGCGACAATGTATATGTCATCAGCATTGGCATTACTGACCTCCCTCCTGGTGGTGGTCTTTCCAAGGGCTTTGATGGGACTCTTCAACAGTGATCCCGCCGTTATTGAGATCGGCTCACATTACCTTGTTATTGTGGGTACTTTTTATGTGTTCTTTTCCACAATGTTTGTGGTTGGCGGAGTCATGAGAGGTGCCGGAGATACACTCATTCCAATGTTCATTACCCTGTTTTCACTCTGGATTATCCGCATTCCACTGGCATGGTATTTTTCAACTCATTTTGGGTATATCGGAATCTGGTGGTCAATTCCCACTGCGTGGGCAGTCGGAATGGTTCTCTCCTACCTTTATTATCTAAAAGGAAACTGGAAAAAGAAGGTGATTGTCAAACCCCTGCCAGTTGAAGTTGAAAGTGAATAG
- a CDS encoding oxidoreductase: MSVTETKPLIQLKSVPVLSNIEIAPSVYVLSFLRDFNFRAGQVLGIGLSQNDDPRLYSIASGDNDDQVSILYNIKPGGQLTPNLAQLNPGDRIWITPPFGIYEGTNDPAWWIAAGTGLAPFTSMLRSGMGGNKVLVHGGRTADSFYFNEELSKALDNRYIRCCSQESGEGLYQGRVTQFLEEQENLPLDQKYYLCGSAEMVVECREILLNKGIPFNHIVAEIYF; this comes from the coding sequence ATGTCAGTAACAGAAACAAAACCACTTATCCAACTGAAATCGGTACCAGTACTTTCTAACATAGAAATAGCTCCATCAGTATATGTTCTATCTTTCCTCCGGGACTTTAACTTCAGGGCCGGACAGGTTCTTGGAATCGGGCTTTCCCAAAATGATGATCCCAGGCTATATAGCATAGCAAGTGGAGATAATGATGATCAGGTTAGTATCTTATACAATATCAAGCCTGGGGGACAACTAACTCCAAATCTGGCTCAACTGAATCCGGGTGATCGGATTTGGATCACCCCTCCTTTCGGAATCTATGAGGGAACCAATGATCCGGCATGGTGGATTGCAGCAGGAACAGGACTGGCTCCTTTCACCAGTATGCTACGTTCAGGCATGGGCGGGAACAAAGTACTCGTGCATGGCGGACGGACCGCTGATTCATTCTATTTTAATGAAGAACTTAGTAAAGCCTTAGACAACAGGTATATCAGGTGTTGTTCCCAGGAATCAGGCGAAGGACTTTACCAGGGACGAGTCACCCAATTTCTTGAAGAACAGGAAAACCTGCCATTAGATCAAAAGTATTACCTTTGCGGTAGTGCTGAAATGGTGGTTGAATGTCGTGAAATCTTATTAAATAAAGGAATCCCATTTAATCACATTGTAGCTGAAATCTATTTCTGA
- a CDS encoding class I SAM-dependent methyltransferase — protein sequence MKFVNYTLYSKAEDIKRLKFIIDNLPAKGSEPLNILEIGCGEGNICYQMAHYGHQVLGIDISETTIKSANRKFGSTPGLSFRVEDAEQMKLKADEKYDVIVCSEILEHLHDPGKLVDNFKNLLRPDGIAIVTVPNGFGPREVLITKPVQNLKTGQGIFAKMMRSTKSALGYKGDTDQSSAEALDHIQFFSMNHLRNLAENRGFTIVKKKSGNFVENVFPFSLVARHSFFLQKMDCAIADMLPLSFTSQYYSVWARNH from the coding sequence TTTATCATTGATAATCTTCCTGCCAAAGGGTCAGAACCTCTAAACATCCTGGAAATAGGATGTGGTGAAGGAAATATTTGTTATCAAATGGCTCATTATGGCCACCAGGTGCTGGGCATTGATATAAGTGAGACGACCATCAAATCAGCAAATCGCAAATTCGGAAGCACCCCCGGATTAAGTTTCCGGGTAGAAGATGCTGAACAAATGAAGCTAAAAGCAGATGAAAAATATGATGTGATAGTCTGTAGCGAGATACTGGAGCACTTGCATGATCCGGGTAAACTGGTAGATAATTTTAAAAATCTGCTTCGTCCGGATGGCATTGCTATAGTTACAGTTCCAAATGGCTTTGGCCCCAGGGAAGTATTGATTACCAAACCTGTACAGAATCTCAAGACCGGGCAAGGCATTTTTGCTAAAATGATGAGAAGCACTAAATCAGCTTTGGGATACAAGGGAGATACTGATCAATCATCTGCAGAAGCCCTTGATCATATCCAGTTTTTCTCCATGAATCATCTTAGAAATTTGGCTGAAAATCGGGGCTTTACCATCGTGAAGAAAAAATCCGGGAATTTCGTAGAAAATGTATTCCCATTCTCATTAGTTGCACGACACTCATTTTTCCTGCAAAAGATGGATTGTGCAATAGCCGATATGCTGCCTCTATCTTTTACCAGTCAATATTATTCCGTGTGGGCACGTAACCACTAG
- a CDS encoding DUF4402 domain-containing protein: protein MKKIILLSLFSFVTLIGTYAQVTATATTTATLITPIAIEKDVDMNFGNIAVSPTLAGSVVLPTTGSRTKNGGVTLPIVTGTVSAASFTISGEGNSTYSITLPSSAIILTGPSGTMSVETFVSSPSNTGTLNSGSQEIKVGATLNVGAAQSAGTYTNESGLFVTVNYN, encoded by the coding sequence ATGAAAAAAATCATCTTACTTTCACTTTTCTCATTTGTTACTCTGATAGGAACTTATGCACAGGTAACGGCTACTGCTACTACAACTGCTACTCTCATCACTCCAATTGCCATTGAAAAAGATGTTGATATGAATTTTGGAAATATAGCTGTAAGTCCTACCCTTGCAGGCTCAGTTGTGTTACCAACAACCGGTTCCCGCACAAAAAACGGAGGTGTCACCCTCCCGATTGTTACCGGAACCGTATCTGCAGCTTCCTTTACTATATCAGGAGAGGGAAACAGCACCTATTCCATTACACTCCCCAGTTCAGCAATTATTCTTACTGGCCCATCCGGCACCATGTCAGTAGAGACTTTTGTAAGTTCACCTTCCAATACAGGTACACTTAATAGTGGTTCCCAGGAAATAAAAGTCGGTGCAACCCTAAATGTTGGGGCGGCACAATCTGCGGGGACTTACACCAATGAATCAGGCTTGTTTGTTACGGTAAACTATAATTAA